The Prunus persica cultivar Lovell chromosome G8, Prunus_persica_NCBIv2, whole genome shotgun sequence genome includes a region encoding these proteins:
- the LOC18768149 gene encoding metacaspase-1: MAGRRERCSWCGVKLVVPAEAQTIQCGACHRVTRVNQPSINFNPLIQATHSINHAVSRLRTLMVDAAASPSSSTGTGWCSGAPAAAFGYYNPPPPPPPACQPSWPSVPKPLMPPSAYGRKRALLCGVSYHGRSYNLKGTVNDVNCMKYFLVNRRGFPADSIRMLTEYEADPYRIPTKQNIRMALQWLVQGCRSGDSLVFHFSGHGSTQPDYNMDEIDGYDETLCPVDFETQGMILDDEINATIVRPLPHGAKLHAIIDACHSGTVLDLPFLCRMNREGCYVWEDHGRWSSVYKGTSGGLAVSISACDDHQTSSDTTALSGDTSTGALTYSFIQAVENDRGLTYGYLLNAMRQIIREARSGIRLKGPIAALVNKVFGTEFLQEPQLTSSEKFDIYSKQFVL, from the exons AtggcaggaagaagagagaggtgCAGTTGGTGTGGAGTGAAACTTGTGGTGCCAGCAGAAGCACAAACCATTCAGTGTGGTGCGTGCCACCGCGTCACCCGCGTTAATCAACCCTCCATTAATTTTAATCCTTTGATTCAAGCCACTCATTCCATCAACCACGCTGTCAGCCGTTTACGAACCCTGATGGTCGATGCCGCAGCCTCCCCCAGTAGTAGTACTGGTACCGGTTGGTGTTCGGGGGCACCAGCCGCTGCCTTTGGTTACTacaatcctcctcctcctcctcctcctgctTGTCAGCCGTCCTGGCCATCAGTACCAAAACCCTTGATGCCTCCTTCCGCGTATGGAAGAAAGAGGGCGTTGCTTTGCGGAGTGAGCTACCATGGGCGGAGCTACAACCTCAAAGGAACCGTGAACGACGTTAATTGCATGAAATACTTTCTTGTTAACAGACGGGGGTTTCCAGCTGACTCCATACGTATGCTTACAG AATATGAGGCAGACCCTTATAGGATCCCAACAAAGCAAAACATACGAATGGCGCTGCAGTGGTTGGTCCAGGGCTGCCGATCAGGAGACTCATTGGTGTTTCACTTCTCTGGCCATGGCTCAACCCAGCCTGACTACAACATGGATGAGATTGATGGCTATGACGAAACGCTGTGCCCTGTGGATTTTGAGACCCAAGGGatgatccttgatgatgaaatTAATGCCACCATTGTTAGGCCACTGCCCCATGGCGCCAAACTTCATGCTATTATCGATGCCTGCCATAGTGGCACTGTTCTTGATCTGCCATTTCTTTGCAGAATGAACAG AGAAGGATGCTATGTGTGGGAAGATCATGGACGATGGTCATCTGTTTATAAGGGTACAAGTGGTGGACTAGCTGTCTCTATAAGCGCTTGTGACGATCACCAAACCTCTTCAGACACTACT GCTCTCTCGGGAGACACTTCAACGGGTGCCTTGACTTATAGCTTCATCCAAGCAGTGGAAAATGACCGTGGATTAACATATGGCTATTTGCTTAATGCTATGCGCCAAATAATTCGTGAAGCTAGGTCTGGCATACGCTTAAAAGGGCCAATTGCAGCTCTTGTCAATAAAGTATTTGGTACCGAGTTTCTACAA GAGCCCCAATTGACGTCATCCGAgaaatttgacatttattCCAAACAATTTGTACTGTAG
- the LOC18766244 gene encoding uncharacterized protein LOC18766244, whose amino-acid sequence MTMMEGSSIPPLLIRNLISSIFIFADKSLLNLSQKSKLLQLIRCVLVNSFLFFLRFLPPLDPSDDDVPYRKGHNKKSSNIHEYEFQRPSSVAVANTGSGGSTGSAIGRALSQLLSLMNDIPVSSRKYQVVRSLAETLIEDNHKEGVEALRQVNRTVLSAAFSRTLGQLEAAAALEQQVPRGVGDGGDLVGPARPAEYRLSRVLRAVRSIGDVAWLGAARASGSRSSAEKLAAEVLWLAEKLAACGYGDEAVVRWASASNLAWLSVSVEPSLQASLVKVSALLFKHAKDMGTDAADDDESKEQQKQRKMQMLMSWLPLLCRGSNGTDVPVLSIRERAELERVLEDTIEMLEKEEDQEKVLSLWLHHFTYCSSSDWPNLHASYARWCNASRKLLLPHHDI is encoded by the exons ATGACGATGATGGAAGGCTCCTCCATACCTCCTTTGCTTATCCGCAACCTCATATCCTCCATTTTTATCTTCGCAGACAAATCCCTCTTGAACTTGTCCCAGAAATCCAAGCTCCTCCAGCTCATACGCTGCGTTTTGGTCAATTCATTCCTGTTCTTCCTGCGCTTTCTCCCTCCTTTAGACCCTAGCGACGACGACGTTCCCTATCGAAAGGGTCACAATAAGAAGTCTTCGAACATACATGAATATGAGTTTCAAAGACCGTCAAGCGTTGCCGTCGCTAATACTGGTAGCGGCGGCAGCACTGGCTCGGCTATCGGCCGAGCGCTTTCGCAGCTCTTGTCGCTCATGAACGACATCCCCGTGAGCTCCCGCAAGTACCAAGTTGTTCGGTCTTTAGCGGAGACCCTCATCGAGGATAACCATAAAGAGGGCGTAGAGGCTTTGCGTCAAGTCAACCGTACGGTTCTCTCCGCGGCTTTTTCCCGAACACTTGGGCAGCTGGAAGCCGCCGCCGCTCTCGAACAACAAGTACCCCGCGGCGTCGGTGATGGCGGCGATTTGGTGGGGCCCGCTCGGCCGGCGGAGTACCGGTTGAGCCGGGTTCTGCGGGCGGTTCGGTCGATTGGCGACGTGGCGTGGCTGGGGGCAGCGAGGGCTAGTGGGTCGAGGAGCTCGGCGGAGAAGCTGGCGGCTGAGGTGCTTTGGCTGGCGGAGAAGTTGGCGGCCTGTGGATATGGGGATGAAGCTGTTGTGAGATGGGCTTCAGCTTCTAATTTGGCTTGGCTCTCTGTTTCGGTTGAGCCAAGCTTACAAGCTTCCTTGGTCAAGGTTTCGG CATTATTGTTCAAGCATGCCAAAGATATGGGAACGGATGcagctgatgatgatgaaagcAAAGAgcaacaaaagcaaagaaagatgCAGATGCTAATGTCGTGGCTGCCATTGCTATGCAGAGGCAGCAACGGTACCGACGTCCCGGTTTTGAGCATTCGGGAGAGGGCTGAGCTGGAGAGAGTGTTGGAAGATACCATAGAGATGctggagaaggaagaagatcaAGAGAAAGTGTTATCCTTGTGGCTCCACCACTTCACATATTGCTCCTCCTCTGATTGGCCCAATCTCCATGCCTCCTATGCCCGCTGGTGCAATGCTTCCCGGAAGCTCTTGCTTCCCCACCATGATATATAA